DNA from Pontibacter deserti:
ATATAGCTGTGTCTTTCTGCATCGTGTTAGGTGGAATTATAATCATCCAAAATTAAAGCATGCCCCGCAATAAACCAATGTTTACGAAGTTTATATACGCCAATCAGGGATTGATCAGATTTCGCTACTCATATATTAATTCTGTTGATCTTGCTAAAAGCAAAAATGCCAGGAGCTATTGATAGCCCCTGGCATTTCAATTCATATAAATTTTACTTACTTCTTCTCTATTCTTACCGATTCGCGTTTACCATCATGTTCAACTGTAACTATGTAAACACCAGCCATCAGGTTGCTATACTTTGATAATTGTAAAGCATTCTCTCCAACATGAACATCTACTTGTTCAAAATATACTTGCTTACCTGTTATAGATGTGACACGCAAAGTAGCTTTTCCGTTTGCACTAGCTGAGAAATATGCTTTAGAATCCACCTCTAATGGGTTTGGTGCTACAACCAATGGTTTCATTGCCAAGGATGGCTTCACCTCTATAATTCTGCTATAAGATGATGCTCCATTTAAGTCCACCTGCTTTAGTCTGTAATACTCTGTTTGCCCATTACCACTATAATAGTGAGAGTAGGTATAATCGGTTGTTGTTGAGCTATTTTCTACTTTACTCTTAACCATAGAAATCTTTCTAAAATTACTCAAAGAACCGGCAGACATTTCTACTTCAAAGTGAGAGTTATCCTTTTCAGATGCAGTGCTCCACTTTAAAACAACCAGATCATCTTTTACATTTGCTGTAAATGATTTTAACTCTACAGGCATTGGTGTGACTACTCTCAAATTCAAAGACTTCGATATCGAACCTTGAGCATGTGTTATCACATCAGGAGTATCTCCAGAAGTTACTGGAGTATATTTAACAAATATAGTAGTAGCATTTAGCCTGTTACTGCTAACATTGTTCAACGCTAATGACTTTGCAAAGCCCGAACCAGCAGTGGTAGAAATTGTAAAAGGACTTGCAGCATCTAGAATGATGTTAACGGCTTGTCCATTAGTAAGACCTAACCCACTAACCTGGTATTCTTTAACTTGACTACTACCTACAGAACCGGTATTGAATACGAGTTCGGTAGATGTGATATTGATAGCTCCCCCTTCAACAGTAAATATACCAGAACTATAGGCTTGGCCATGATTTGACAATACCCGCACTGAACCAGAAGAAGCTGTTGAAGGTATAAGCATCTTAATTTGAGTATCACTGGCAGAAATAAAACTTGATGCTGGTACCCAGCCATTTCCAACATATATATGGGTAGCAACACTCAAATTTGTACCAGTGATGGTAACTTCTGTGCCTACAGGACCTGAAGAAGGGGAAAAAGAAGTAATAGTAGGGGAACCAACTACAGTAAATGTACTGGAGTAAAACTGTCCATAAGGTGAAGTAACTCTAAGCGAAGCTGTTGAAGCCGTAGAAGGCACAATCACTTTTATTTGAGTATCACTGGCAGAAATAAAACTAGAGGCAGCAATCCAGCCACTGCCGATGTTAACATGAGCAACGGAATTTAAATTTGTACCGATAATTGTGACTTCTGTGCCTACAGGACCTGAAGAAGGGGAAAAAGAAGTAATAGTAGGGGAACCAACTACAGTAAATGTACTGGAGTAAAACTGTCCATAAGGTGAAGTAACTCTAAGCGAAGCTGTTGAAGCCGTAGAAGGCACAATCACTTTTATTTGAGTATCACTGGCAGAAATAAAACTAGAGGCAGCAATCCAGCCACTGCCGATGTTAACATGAGCAACGGAATTTAAATTTGTACCGATAATTGTGACTTCTGTGCCTACAGGACCTGAAGAAGGGGAAAAAGAAGTAATAGCAGGAGCATTG
Protein-coding regions in this window:
- a CDS encoding IPT/TIG domain-containing protein codes for the protein MARFYAHPYNWLIRTLLTKFVLIFLIGISAQAQGVPVINSFSPTTGPVGTEVTINGSGFTEAHTVSIGNGATYEFTIVSDSEIRIKVPSLASNGAIRVSSNQGAASSSTGYTVVNAPAITSFSPSSGPVGTEVTIIGTNFSTVTAISIGSGSTTSFTKVSDTEIKVTVPSLASNGAIRVSSNQGAASSSTGYTVVNAPAITSFSPSSGPVGTEVTIIGTNLNSVAHVNIGSGWIAASSFISASDTQIKVIVPSTASTASLRVTSPYGQFYSSTFTVVGSPTITSFSPSSGPVGTEVTIIGTNLNSVAHVNIGSGWIAASSFISASDTQIKVIVPSTASTASLRVTSPYGQFYSSTFTVVGSPTITSFSPSSGPVGTEVTITGTNLSVATHIYVGNGWVPASSFISASDTQIKMLIPSTASSGSVRVLSNHGQAYSSGIFTVEGGAINITSTELVFNTGSVGSSQVKEYQVSGLGLTNGQAVNIILDAASPFTISTTAGSGFAKSLALNNVSSNRLNATTIFVKYTPVTSGDTPDVITHAQGSISKSLNLRVVTPMPVELKSFTANVKDDLVVLKWSTASEKDNSHFEVEMSAGSLSNFRKISMVKSKVENSSTTTDYTYSHYYSGNGQTEYYRLKQVDLNGASSYSRIIEVKPSLAMKPLVVAPNPLEVDSKAYFSASANGKATLRVTSITGKQVYFEQVDVHVGENALQLSKYSNLMAGVYIVTVEHDGKRESVRIEKK